The genomic stretch AACAAAAGCAAGGAGGTGATCTTACAAAAGTATAAAGAAATAGGAAAAGTCATGGGGAAGGTGGTCAAAGAGGTATGTACCTTGAccaaacaaacaaataaatagaGAATAATTTAATTAAAAGAATTAGAGAGAAGGCTCAACTATCTAGATGTAATCAAGGACATTGACAAAAGATAATTTCACAAAATCGCCAAAATCTGAAAGTTGGCATTGTCAGTTGCTTAGCTTGAATTTGCATAATTACACTTAAGCATTGTCCTTGCTAAATTAAAATAAGTAATCTACTCCCTCATCTAACTTTAATGGTTAAGatttaagttattttatttactttaactCGTACTCCGTATTTATTCAGGTTGAATAAGTAAATTAACATCTTTCATATAAACGTATTTGTCAAAGGTAATTTCATTTGACAATAAGGTCATAAATAAACAATTTTTATGTAGAAGTGTAGAACATACTCCACAAATCAGCAAGTATTAAATACGCGTATGTATCAAGTCTCTATTTTGTGGGTTTAATGGAGTTGAACTAGAATGAATTGAGTTAAACTGAGTTGAATGAGGCTGAACTTAGCAGAAAATATGAGATGAATAGAGCTAAATGAAAGCTGAAATTAAGTCGAAAAGAACAAAGTCAAGTCTGATACTCTGTACTTCATATAAAATTATTTTACATACTCTATATAAAACATATAAGTCACCGTTATTTTTAACTACTTGGTCATGAGTGAAATTGACATTTTACATTTAACTACATCAAGTATAAGAATGTAGAAGCTTTGGACACAAGTGCATAAAGGCACTACTCTTTATTTCAGTTTATGTTACATAAATTTAATTTAGATTTTAATTCAAGAACAAGGCCAAAACTCCTCCTGACATATGTGATAACTTGAAAATCACATATCCGTCCCTAGCCATCCTTTTTGAACACTAAGATGACAAACTCATCAATAAAGGACAAAGTAATTGAGTCTGACTACTACAACACATCGGCTTCAATACCAAATTCCGACTCAACAATTCAAAGTTTTTTACTCAACTCGTAAACCTGATCTGCGTCCACCCTCAAATTATTCATAATCTCAAACTAACTTGCTCTCATGTAATCCAAACCGAAAATTAAATCATTCATACAGTGATACTTCTATTTATGAAGAAATTTTTCTGTGTTCTCCGAAAGTACCGTCCGTCTTCGTTACCTAAAAGACAATCTATCAAATgaaatattataaagatttagATGCAAAGACTACACGaatatttttcatttttgaaAAGGACTAACATAACCGGACAATGGACATAATCAATGTTGTGATAGCAACATAATTGCATTTATCTACAACTTCATACACTTAAGTCTTAATGACACCTCAATTAATACACAACCCTTTATAAGTTTGAGTGCTTATATTAATCACAAATAGTACAAATATACAAGTGCTAAATTTAAAAAGATTTGATTGTTGCAGTAGCAGTGACGGTGGTTAATCATCAACAGCTCTAATTTTGATGCAAGCGTGGGTATAAATGCATCACCTTTCCTCTTACTCTTTCCCTTTTcccctcttcttctctctctctATAAACCAAATTTCACAATTTATTTtctattaattgatttaattccataCACTTTTATTTTTGGACCACCTTCTAATCTCATCATTAGTGGAGCAAAATTCAATTAATTCTTCTCTTAAATACCTTAAACTAAACTTCAAACATCAAAAGTATTCCTTAATCTCAACTGGGTATCTTTCATTTCTTCCTTTTAATGATTCTAAGTTGAGGTTTGTCACTTTTTTTAACTAGGGTTTACTTGGTTTTTCTAATTAGTCAttccgtctcagtcatttgtttaccttttatatttttTCAGGCGGGTATTTTCATCAAAGTAGGTATATTGAAGTAGTGGTACTTTTTAATtgaatgtaaataaatgatttgAGACGGAAAGAGTGGGTATATTGAAGTACTGGGTGTGTACTGTATTAAATGTGCAGAATTTAGTGAACTTTATGTTTCAAATTGACTGATCCTAGTGTATTTATATATTTCCCTGTATTTGAATAGGTTCTTGAAGTAGTGGGTATTTTAAttgaaggtaaacaaatgattgggacggaaagTGTAGTTATATTGAAGTACTGTGGGTGTGTGATACATGTGCAAAATTAATGAACTGTGTTTCAAATTGACTGATCTtagttcatttatatatttttcctGTATCTCCCTGTACTTTGAATAGATTCTTGAAGTAGTGGGTATTTTAATcgaaagtaaacaaatgattgagacggaataTATTGAAGTATTGGGTGGGTATTAAATGTGGAGAATTTAATGAACATTATGTTTCAAATTGACTGATCCTAGTCCTGTATCTCCTGTAGTTTGAATAGATTCTTTGGTGTATATGTTTTCAGTTACTGTATATAATAAGTAGAGTGATTGCATTATATAGAAATTGTATGTTGATAGTGATGATCTCAGAGTAGTACATACATATATTAAAAAGTGGGTACATAGGTTTTGTTTTTAATGATGCTATGTTGCTTTCATAACATTAATTGAAGTTGGTACCTGGCATCTCTTTTTTCCTTGTTTAGCTGTTGTTATTACTGCTTTTAGTAGCCCCATCTTCAGTAATACCAGTCAGTAGTTCTTCACTGACTGTCATGTTCAGAAATACTTTAACTTTGGTTTCTGTGTGTAAATGTTTTGGGGTGTTTCAGGGTTAGTAGTGGTCAAAGCTGGAATCTTTGTCACTTCCCTCATAAATTTTCTTGTCTATTATGGAAATTTTCAGTTTTTGTGAATTGGGTTTTGATTATTATATGGTTTGATGTTGTTGAACTTTTCAGGTTTCTGAAGTTAGTTCAGGTTGGGAATTGGGTTTTTGACGTTACTGAATACCGAGATATATTGTGTATATAAAAGGAGAATACGTATTCTTTGGATGTAATAGGGTGAGGCGGGTATGGATATGAGTGATAAGAGTAAGTCGGAGTTAGAGAACATGAATGGTGAACCTTCAAGTTACAATCATACTGGTATGCCGGGTGATTGGCGATTTAATGATGGTGGTTTAGGTAATTCGTCGATGGGGCTGGTTTCGAATGGGAATCCTATGGGTGTTAGTGGTGATGGAGTTGGGACTTCCTGTTCCTCGGGTGCAGCAATGGTGGATTCTTTTGGTCAGACTGTGTGGGAACATCCTGTCAATGTGCCAAGCTTAGGTTTTAGTGAAATGAATGTTCATAGTGGCATGTTTGTACCGAACATGTCAGGGATGCTGGCACACAGCATATCTCAGTTTCCTGCTGATTCTGCTTTCATTGAGCGTGCTGCCCGCTTCTCTAGCTTCGGTGGGGGGAATTTTGGGGAATTGTTGAATCCTTTTGGCATCCAGCAACCTGTTAATCCATATCTTAGAGGTGGATCAGCCGTGCAAGGTCCGCAAGAGCTTTTGTCAGGACATAGTAATAAAAATCTACCAATTAGACAGCCTCAAAATGGTGATGAAAACAGGGCTGAAACTCCTAAGGATGTTTCCGTGCCTCTAGAACATGGGAATGTGGAAGGAAGTTTTCCCAAGAACAGGACAATGGTTGAAAGGTCTCTTCGAGAAGCAAGACGAGGTGGTTCGATGTCTGGAAATGACTCCGATGAACCAGAATTTAGTGGCGGTGGCACTCGAGAAGACACGACAATTTCTCCGGCTAAAGGTCTTGGAGCAAAGAAAAGGAAACGGGTTCATCAGGTAATTTTGTGTTAATGAATTAACTGGTTTCCATTTGTGGGTGTCCATGAACAAAGTTCATACTTAAATTTGTAACCCCTCATCATCCATGTCTTTTTTTGTTTCGTAGTTTTTCTGCACAACATAACGTAAAGTTTATTCATGCACGGAGAGAGAATATTATTTGGCGATTATTCTTCAGTTTTTATGTTCATTGTTCATTCAGTGGTTATGTATTGATTTGTTTTCACTTTTCACCTTAGGATGCCCAGCCTGAGCAAACTAATGGAAATCATCAGCAATCTCGTGATGCTGCGAATAAAAATCACGAAATTCAGCAGAAGGAAGAACAAAATCCAGAACAAACTGGCAATAAGTCAAATGGAAAACTTGGAAAACAGAATTCTCAGAATTCTGACCCACCGAAGGACGAATACATACATGTAAGAGCCCGAAGAGGGCAGGCCACTAACAGTCACAGTCTAGCAGAGAGGGTAAGTATCCTTGACGATTATGCGAGTAAGAGATAATTGTCTATCACAATTATTGATGGTTATGTCTCTGGTTAATAGGTTAGGAGGGAAAAGATAAGCGAGAGGATGAAGTTTCTCCAAGACCTGGTTCCCGGTTGCAGTAAGGTTGATATCTTGTCCTAGTGTGTATCGCGTGTCGAGATTTACCTTTGTCCTTTCATGATTTTGAGCTTTAATAAACTGTTTTACAGGTCACTGGCAAGGCTGTCATGCTTGATGAAATTATTAATTACGTACAGTCATTACAACGGCAAGTCGAGGTACTGATTTTAGTCCTTTTTACGCCCATAATTTAATCTACGTACTTAATTGTAATGTACTAGCTATTTTGCCAGTGATCTTAAACTCTCGGTCGCCCAACTTCAGTTCTGTTGGTCTGTTCTTTCTTCGCTTCATTCTTATGGTATATGTTGATCGGAAAATTAAACATGTTCAATTCCTTATCCCTCCTAACAAAAATTTATACGAGATGGTCTCACATATGAGACCAACCCACTAACAGTATGGTTAAATAAGTTACGTATATGTAGATTTTGGTTAAGTCTTACCATATATGAGACTTTCTCATACGTGACTCACCGATTCCACATTATCTTCTTGCTGAACGAATTTCTATCATAATTATGAGAAGTAAATATTTCAGCCATCTTACACTGTGCATTTATCACTTCTCTTATATTCTTGTTGTGGCTTTGTATTTTACAGTTCTTGTCCATGAAACTTGCGACAGTTAATCCTAGACTGGACTTCAACATTGAGCAGCTCCTTGCAAAAGATGTGAGTAATATTTACCGAGTGAATTGCCACATTGCCTAGTGAAAAAGGCTGCTTACGTAATACTCGCTCTGCAGTGATTAACATTGGTTTCATTGTTTTTACAGCACATGTTATCCGCACGTTCTGGTCCATCTGGTATTGGAAATCCTCCAAGTATGCCATTGCCTTATCCTCCTCTCCATCCAAGTCAACCACCTATTTTACAGCCGGGGCTTCCTGGAGTCGGGAACTTCTCTGACATATTGAGAAGAACAATTAACGCTCAATTGACAAACATGGACGGAGGGTTCAAAGAACCCTCTCACCAGGTATGCTAAGTTTTATTTACACGACACATTTTCTTTCAGCTATCTCTATCATTTACTGGCGTGGATTTATCGTAAGGATTTGGTGCTACAGCTACCGAATGCGTGGGAGGATGAGCTTCACAACGTTGTACAGATGGGCTTCAATGCCAGTCCTCACCTTGAAAACCAAGATGCTAACTGTAAGAACTTTTACGAGTTTTACTTATCTCCCGCCCATAATATTTTAGGACCATCTTTGTTTAAGAGGCAGCTCACCTGAACCCCATTTCCCTCTTGATGTTTACAGGTCCAGcagaacaaggaccaatgaaaaCCGACCCTTGATAGGCTGATAGCTAAATACAGTAAGGGTCATGCATGGACCGTGCATTAGGATCACATGCGGATCATGGACCGTCTTTTGGTTTGCATATCGGACATTGACAGAGTTGGGAGTACAAGCTGCTGTATAGTCTTAGTCTTAACTACTACTCGACCATTAGAATTTAGATGCCATGTACATTGCCAAAATAAAGCCGTTTGAAGGCTGTTAGCTTGATGTACGGCCTCTACGATTAGAAGGGTAATCCCAATTAATATCTAAGTTGTGGGTTTTCTGTTAATGATGTGTAATAAAATGTATGAAGTAATTTATTCTAATTACTTGTTTCAGAATGGTAGATGTATTCTTTAAATCTTCTGAACTTTGGTATAATGTGTATATGAGTTTCTGTAGTACGGAAATGTCAGCAAGTTCCGCGATGCCTGAAGAGGTACAAAATGAGCATGTCATGTTTTGGAGTAGAGAGGCAGAAGATCAGAGCAATATAATTTCGAAGGTGAGTGATTCGAAACTGTGATTTATGGAGTATGGTTTCCCGGCCATCGAATATTGACGTTAGGATGAGATCTCGCCGGAAAGGAGGAACACAAATGCATGCTGCGGATTATTCAGTGCAATAGGATGTTTGAAAGGAAAATTTGAACATTTATCCTTTTCATGTCATTGAATTCTTCGTATTTTAATTTATGAAAATTACTTTTTAAATCAAATATGATAACTTTTACATTTGATCTTCACATATATTTGGAGAAATTTATAATATACCTTGTAAAAAAAGACTTGTTTTTTAGCGAGTacgaatttaaattaaatatgatAATTTTTACATTTTATCTTCGCATATATTCGGAGAAATTTTTAACTGTACCTTGTAAAAAAAGACTTGTTTTTTTAGCGAGTACGAACTTGTTTTTTAGCGAGTACTAATTTGTTTTTTTTGCAAGACAAATCAACAACTTTACGAGAGTTTGACATTGCCAATTTGACGGCATAATCCTGAAATTATGTTGCATGTAAGCACTAATTCTCATATACTCCATGGTTAACAGAATTTTAGTTATTTTTCTAAATTTTCACATTACCATACACGCGCATTTGAAATTTATATTagaaattaaattcaaaatagtaATATTATACTAATAAAAAGCATATTAGTATGGTGATACTTAAAACTAGTACAAGTCGTGCAAATTTTAGCGATCTTAACAGATAAAGTCGTGAGGGATGATACACACGAGTCATGATCTAGGTTCGAATTTATCAGTAACATACGGGCCGTACAAATATTTTTGCTAATATCCTCCGGAATTTTTAATTTCGGTTCCGGTCCATTTATCCGGTCCGGGCCGGATTTTGCACAGCCCTACTCAAGGGCGTAAAGCCGTGAATGCCCCTTAAATAAAATATTCCCGCCGTTAACAACGGTCATAACTCATAGAAGTAACAGACTATGTCCTCACTTTCCAACCACTATTGCTCCCTCCTAAAAAAATGCCGCGAAACCCTAAATTTAAACCTTGCAAAGAGACTCCATTGCTTCATAATCAAAACCCAGAAAAACCCAGATACCATCCTATCAAACGGCCTTATCGCCACGTATGGTGATATCGGAAATCTGAAATATGCACGCCAAGTGTTTGATGGAATGCCCCAACCAAATGCTTTCTCATGGAACATTATTCTGTCTGCTTATTCGAAGTCGGGTCGTATTCTTGACATGGAGGAAGTGTTTAATTCCATTCCTTACAGGGATGGTATTTCGTGGAACGCGTTTatatcgggttttgttaattgtAGGAGATTTGGTGATGCTGTGAATGCTTATAGGGCTATGTTATGGGAGGGAACTCTGAATTTGAATAGGATAACGTATTCGACAATGCTGATACTTTCGTCGGAGATGGGTCGTGTTGATTTGGGTAGACAACTTCATGGGCAGATAGTAAAGTTTGGATTTTTTTCGTATGTGTTTGTGGCTAACCCTTTGGTGGATATGTATGCGAAGTTGGGATTTGTAAGGGATGCGAAGAGGGTTTTCGAGGAGGCGCCTGAGAGGAATTTGGTTATGTTTAATACGATGATTGCGGGGTTTTCTCGTTGTGGGATGTTTGAGGATGCGTGGCGTTTGGTGCATAGGATGCCTGGTAAAGATTCAATTACTTGGACGACAATGATCACGGGACTAACTCAAAATGGGTTTGATAAGGAAGCTGTTCTTCTGATAAAACAGATGCGACGAGAAGGTTATTTAATTGACCAATTTACGTTTGGGAGTGTCTTGGCCGCTTGTGGGAGAATGGGAGGGACGAAAGAAGGGAAAGAGCTCCATGGTTATATCATAAGAACTGGGTATCTAGCAAATGTTTTTGTTGGTAGTGCTCTTATTGACTTGTACTGCAAATGTAATAGCATAAGGTATGCAGAGAGAGTGTTCTGTATGATGAATTACAAGAGCACTGTCTCTTGGACCGCGATGCTAGTGGGTTATAGTCAGAATGGATTGAGTGAGGAAGCAATTAAGACTTTCCGCCATATGAAAAAGAATTTTATTGAGCCAGATCATGTTACATTGGGCAGTGCTGTTCGTTCGTGTGCTGATTTGGCGAGTTTAGAAGAAGGAGCTCAATTTCACAATCAAGCTTTAGTGTCTGGCTTGGTATCTTCTACTGCGGTTTCTAATTCACTCATTACCATGTATGGAAGATGTGGAATGATTGAAGATTCCTTGAAGTTGTTTAAAGAAATGAAAGTCAGAGATGAAATTTCTTGGACTGCATTAATCTCTGGATATTCTCAATTCGGAAAGGCAACTGAAGCAATCCATCTATTTGAGGAAATGCTTTCTCATGGGACTAAACCTGATGAAGCTACTTTTGTAGGAGTTTTATCAGCGTGTAGTCGAGCTGGATTAGTAGAGAAAGGACGACTTTATTTTGAATCTATGGTGAAAGAGCATGGTATTAACGCAACTCCTGATCATTACACTTGCATGATTGATCTTTTTAGTCGTGCAGGAAAACTTGAAGAAGCCAAGAATTTTATCTCGGAAATGCCTTTTCTTCCTGATGCGATCACTTGGGGTACGCTCTTGAGTTCGTGTAGGGTCTATGGTAACATGGAAATTGCAAAATGGGCTGCGGATTCTTTATTTGAACTAAATCCTCAACACCCTGCGGGCTATGTCTTGCTTTCCAGCATATATGCAGCTGATGGAAATtgggaccgtgtagctgagctaAAGAAGGGAATGAGAGATAAAGGTATAAGGAAGGAGCCGGGTTATAGTTGGATTAAATTTAAAAACAAAGTGTATACTTTCTCAGCTGACGATCAGTCCAGCCCATTTTTGGACCAGATTTATGCTGAGCTGGATCGTCTGAATTTGATTATGATAGAGGAAGGTTATATTCCTGATCTGAGGTCTGTCCTTCATGATGTTGATGATTCAGAGAAGATAAGAATGTTGAATCATCATAGTGAGAGACTTGCTATTGCTTTTGGATTGATCTTTATCCCACACGGCCTTCCCATCCGAGTTGCTAAAAATTTAAGAGTGTGTGCCGATTGCCACACTGTAACAAAGCTCATTTCTAAAATTACTCAAAGAGAAATACTTGTGAGAGATTCTGTTCGATTTCACTTATTCAAGAATGGAACTTGTTCGTGTGGAGATTTTTGGTGATCTCGAAGCTTCTGAAAGCTGTAAATCAGTGTAGAGAGGACATACGGAACCATTATTGTTTGCATGGCTCTGATTTCATACAAAGTCGTACACCGATTAAGTCATTCTGACGAGGAGAGATTAATTACCAGTCCTGTTTTCTGAACAGCCATAGAGGAGTCATTTAAGTAAAGGTAAATCTATATTACGCAATATTTCAAACAAACAGGGCTAAATTGCTTTCACAAACATTGATTCGATAGACCAATAGCAAACAGCACCTAAGTACCTCAGAGACTCCTGCATAGGTGGGGCAGGATGATATATATTTGTAGCCTTGCATCTGTGTTAATTCAGCACAAGAGGCTGTTCTCGGAGGACCATAATGCAAATTGATTTAGTTGAGATTAAAATGATTTAGTACGACCGTGTCTCCAATACTGGATGTAATTGGACCATGTTGTCTCTCTAGCTTCCATCATGAAGAGTCTTTGCAGATTGGTAATGGATTGCGATGACTTTTAACCACAGAAAGTTCAGTCAGTAAAGACCCTTGGTGGTTTGTGAGCTGAACCCCAACTAACTAACACTTCATGATGGCACTATTGTCTTCATATTGACAGTTTTACTACAACAAAAACATTACTCCAGTGCCTCTAGGGCTTCCGCAAGTTTCAGGGTAAGGAGTGGGGGTGGGATGTTCCCGGCCTTACCCCTGTAGTAGCAACATAGAGAgtctgtttccgaatgacccaaacTGAAAATTGGGTTGACAACTACATCAAATGACTGCTAACTCACAATACAAAGAAGCACATTGCCACATTCACTTTAGTGAGCAATTTTGCTTTATCCACCAAAATTCAGAACAAAAAAATAACGAGTTTTGGCTCCATTGGGAATGGAAACATATTGACAGTTTACTTTCGGAGAGAAAAGATCTCTTTCTCGTTTAATAGTCATACATACACTTACACTGTTGCATTGCATGTTGGACATTGACTTTCCGTTTGAACTGGTCAACAAAATGACTGAGTAGTTGTCATTTTCTTCCACTTGATGTGTTGAGCAATGTTAAGCAAATATATAAGTTGCTGTCGCCTGTTGCGATTTCTTAGTTGCACATATTATAAACTTAACAGTTTACGTTTGCTAATGGAAGAGTCCCAAGGTTTTCTTCTATTGGCACAACCGCACAAGGGCGTTACTCCAAAACCGCGTTTTGTTGTAGTTTATGTTGCATAGGTGCCTTTTTGGTTTGAAGTTTACCTGATCCCATTAGAAGAATAGATAACATAGCCTATATGCTCATTGTCAACTCTCCTGTACTAGTTCAACATTTTTTGTTAGTTCTTGATATGTTCAAACTATTAGCCATTGATTCTGGGGCACAAAAAATCTTGTACGTATATTAAGCTGACCATCGTGGTTTTCTTAGCTGATAAAAATACAAGATGAAAATCTCAAAACTTGTAAAAAAGTACTCCGTACTATATATAATGGAAATTAGAATCACAATCAATTTGTTTAATCATCACGAAGGTAAACGAAACTACACATCGAAACTTTATCCACACAGTAATTTCTAGCACACATAAATCAATAAAAGGCTCAATCAATGTTTCTGTTATATGCACAGAAAACTTTCCTGTCTTTTTTATCTTCTTAAAATATCCTTGTAATGGCCAAGAAGCAATGCTTACATGGTAAAGGTGTCGGTATAATTAGGCACTCGGTTCAGGTATCTCAGAATCTTTTCTGCCATCTGTTTTGTGTATGCATCTCCATGGTGAAAAGCAGTAACTACTGTGACAAAGAACAGCTTATCATGTGACACAATAGCAACAGAGCCTTGTCCGCCTACCGTTAAAAACCTTTCCATCATCCAAAATGCTTTCTGCCAGAGACTTTCAATCTTGTGCTGTCTAATTGCTTTCAGTACCTGCTGTATAGCATTCATCTCACTCAGCATTTTCACACTTTGTTTTTGGTCAACTTTATCATCTAGTAATGTAGATATTGCTGACAGTGCAGCTTCTGCTACCTCGGCATTCTCATGTTCCAGGCATTTCAAGAGTCTCTCAACTGCCTTTGCTTCTATCAAGCACATAGTGTTTTGTCCAAAGCAGACACCTTTATGAACTATACAAAGCTTTATCTTGGTTTTCCTTGATGACTCGAAGAGTAAAAATTTGGGTAGGTAGAATAAATTCAGGAACTTCTTTCTCTTCTTCTGTGGTTTTCTTGAGAGGTGTACAGACTGAGATGACAATTTCTCTAGTCCTGTTGCCGCCAGCCTTTGAACTTCGTCACTTGATGTTTCAGTAAGCAACTCAGTTAAAACCGAAGTAAAGTTGTAGTCCATTGCCACAAAAAGCATCTGAGGTTCGTACAAGGTTGCCGTGATTCTGACTACTGTGCCCACTAGTCCTTCAAGGTACATACTTGCGTACTTATCATGTCTTGCTCCACTTCTTAGGATTTGGCTTATCGATTGTAAGATTCCAGGGATTGTGTTCCTTCTTACTAAAGCTAAATTAAGTGTGACATTCTGGTGGGGTACTTTAGCCAGAAAAGTGGCTGATAGAGCTTGCCTCTCTGTGTATTGAACAGGGTTTGATGTGCTTTGGACTAGACCCTCAGGTAGACCATCTGTTTTACAGAGTCTTTCTATCAGCAAATTCCCCATTTGTGACAAGAGTAGGGTCAGGAGTTTAAGTGCAGAAATTGCAATTTCATCTCTCGGGTTGTTGAGGAGTTCAATAAGAGTGTAGCTGACTTCACTTTCCTTGACTGCTGACAAAACTTGAGCTGCTGTTTTGGTAGACTTTGCCATATGATAGAGGATTTGGATGAGACTCATCTTCAAGTCTTCAGGAGTTGAGCTTTTAATCATGTATATTATGTTGAACAGAATATAGCCTGAAATCATGGTTTTACCTTGACTGTTGACCATCAGATTCTCAAGCTCGACTCCAGATTCAAGTATGTTTGTTAGGACTGCCAAAGCTTCTCTGAAAGTTTCTATTGGTCCGCTGAATATATTTGAGGAGAACATCTCTTGAACCATAGTTCCTATAATTCCACTCTTAACTAGTATTTTTCCACTCTCAGTATGTGAGGAAATCTGGGTAAGGGCTTTAAACACTGCCAGTCGAGTTGAGGGATCTCCATTTTGCATCATTTCAGCTAGTACAGGAGATGTCCTCTCTGCCACGTGAGTCTTCCTGTCATTTTCAAGTATAATTTCACCAAGGTATGTCACCATTTCCAGCTTTCTTTCTTCAACTCCTGCTCATGATTTGAAAAGTTGACACGATTTAGGTAATACAAATTTCTATATGAGACAGTCTCATGATAAGCCTATGATGTGACTGACCCATGTTATAATCAACGCAATTATCATTAGGTCATATGGAAATAGTCAGTGTGTATTGCCCATAGGAGCCCTTGAGGCACCAGGGAAATGCTGTTGTTTTTGTGGGTTACTACTTACTAGTTATATGTGTGGAGACTGGAGAGTCTGGGGACATTACTTGATCTGGGTTGGTTTCATATGTTAATTAATATGAGACGAATAGTTTAGGTAAATGTTGCAAAGTTCTAATTACTTCATAGGGTTTGATAAACTTCACCTTCAATTAGATTATTGAGGAGTGGTTCTAAGTAACCATTGTCTGCCATGATTTTGATGTTGTCAGAAAATTGCTCCATGTTCTTTAAAACTTGATTTGCAGCTTCTGAAGCAAACGTGTCGCTAGATCTGTTATACGTTGTTCGGATCAAGATCAAAATTCCTCCAGTGATACAACCAATTTTCTCCGAGAGTGATTTAGATTTGGAAAGTTCAATCAGGAGTAACAATACACCATGCTTGATTGGTTGGTAGCTGCTTGACAGCAATCGTACTGTTAAAGGTATTGCCGATGTCTTTCCAATTAGCTCCTACATATATATGTATGTAAAGAAGTAACTATCATTAAGTTCAATGCTAGGTACTTCATAATTTCAAGAAACGTATTGAAAATCCTGCTTACTGCTCAGTTATTATCCAAGGGCAGGGATACATGTAAAAATTCCCGTGTCTATATGAAAGCAACGGGTAATTTTAAAGTAAACATCATGGTTCTTTCTTTTCAGGGAAAAAAAAATCATAGATCTTTAGGTGTGTATgtgagttatacaaaaactgataTGAGACGGGCCCACATGTGAGACCAACCAATTACCCTTATAAATGTGTGAGAAATACATGTCATTTGGGATTGGTCTCACATGTGAGACTCTCTCACACAAGACTCATCGAGTTTATAGGTGAGGGGGGGCGGGGGTTACAAACCTTTTGCTCCTCTTCAT from Silene latifolia isolate original U9 population chromosome 2, ASM4854445v1, whole genome shotgun sequence encodes the following:
- the LOC141641843 gene encoding putative U-box domain-containing protein 42, with translation MDQKDVKLSMNVCESYLASLAEITASIEKFKIEQDSLIEIGCYLYRAASVISQIAEISPENSIGILQSLLRNSHLAKGLLEKLQESGENTLEAELKNTIQELGGIINHIGKDLSSVPVSAFKNKKYIEIAVCSLSEEMRGSPFRISPVPESKPIPEIKASYQRWESNLKDQSDIESTPTEVDDYSISTEVRTGYSHISDMPHLLDALRSTSQGSHMSTGNRFKRSSANSSRKSQHVEPLYNSFICPLTKVIMDDPVTIQSGVTYERKAITEYFESFGSEEVLCPVTMEKVEGRNMSPNIALRNTINEWKDRDETSRLRVIHEALSIDSTDDRLLEALTRLKVIWEKNPQKVLQVRNITPLIVRLLEVKSRNVRCAALEMICLLAHEEEQKELIGKTSAIPLTVRLLSSSYQPIKHGVLLLLIELSKSKSLSEKIGCITGGILILIRTTYNRSSDTFASEAANQVLKNMEQFSDNIKIMADNGYLEPLLNNLIEGVEERKLEMVTYLGEIILENDRKTHVAERTSPVLAEMMQNGDPSTRLAVFKALTQISSHTESGKILVKSGIIGTMVQEMFSSNIFSGPIETFREALAVLTNILESGVELENLMVNSQGKTMISGYILFNIIYMIKSSTPEDLKMSLIQILYHMAKSTKTAAQVLSAVKESEVSYTLIELLNNPRDEIAISALKLLTLLLSQMGNLLIERLCKTDGLPEGLVQSTSNPVQYTERQALSATFLAKVPHQNVTLNLALVRRNTIPGILQSISQILRSGARHDKYASMYLEGLVGTVVRITATLYEPQMLFVAMDYNFTSVLTELLTETSSDEVQRLAATGLEKLSSQSVHLSRKPQKKRKKFLNLFYLPKFLLFESSRKTKIKLCIVHKGVCFGQNTMCLIEAKAVERLLKCLEHENAEVAEAALSAISTLLDDKVDQKQSVKMLSEMNAIQQVLKAIRQHKIESLWQKAFWMMERFLTVGGQGSVAIVSHDKLFFVTVVTAFHHGDAYTKQMAEKILRYLNRVPNYTDTFTM